The Candidatus Neomarinimicrobiota bacterium genome includes a window with the following:
- a CDS encoding T9SS type A sorting domain-containing protein: MKIIKAVTTTLFCFMPIFSQGGDTVSSLPESCVGDGEPVVIPSAPASLKMGVFYIEFADADVSLEARGSVKSIDNGEITYYSYSNYYNPLFTTNSYNTISPDGRTVYGSFMDYCNEVSYSQFSLTAESRIVNATVNVNGQSRIDWFRAPYNKDHYINQSYGVSRSNLVQSAQNEAINAGLMTSGEFDVYAIVYANGRITSTADSDGLTPNAERYGDEFMTNEKWGGQGTGGWLAGIYTFTHEFGHMFGFLDHRGGSNGDGLGDFSLMATWASSFGWAEKECPPHLSVWEKMQLDWLNPQSISSNLVDQQIPAVENTSFALVYDLDGMDLSDWNQGEYFIIENRQPIGFDYLYRGPNTEELGGGLLVYHKGTQLFNNGFKVKIIEADGTNDLDYNYGNTGDLGDFFPGTSNVRSISAYTAPNTDNQDGTSSHFAILNIGDSQATMTADIYPNYYEGSHSWSGTITESMTWAGTATITDDLYIDNNSTLTILPGTTIEVDGSDGIKVRSGSQLKAIGTSGSKINFDHDGSGKWTGIRFYSGSSGALEHCNFEHFENAVVCFDASLTIQYCDFKHGTYQIKGYGSNTPLNIKNNTFFSSDYGSIYLSERKATVEGNDIDGDQEDTELIKVVQYYGSITGVQILDNDIYNSLTYAIRFDDSRGVLRENDIYNNGTGVRSYDGGDPRFWQYSDEDGLNVITDNTVGVAVHDYSDAYLDYSWSTIAGNSSYNVYNDNSSITVLARDNYWGAVPPPTGKFYGSIDYTPYEDEDKTDRYPTGFQKGTTSQPDGGSDPEMLPAGNGDAAIIAAFQKARGMERAKQYTDAIPEYRKVVAMNPDHDLAVMAFRKYMGLRADRGNKTTVPEMRSMAKKYEGSRVAAWALRYQANQASLAKQYGEAVDLCHRIVKKYPETRAARDALYKEWVLTTFAFDDSEGALTVIKQYETQYGVDENLIDMQLTAGLIDSDTAHEMKNQYLSKPGGSQSPPAPATQDLPTAYALLANFPNPFNPTTTLRYALSEQSAVSLQVYDLSGRLIQDLVHTDQLAGYHTVEFEGNSLPSGMYLYRMTSRSLESDQQFTKTGRMLLLK; the protein is encoded by the coding sequence ATGAAAATAATAAAGGCAGTCACAACAACACTTTTTTGTTTTATGCCAATTTTCTCCCAGGGCGGTGATACGGTATCTAGCCTGCCTGAAAGTTGTGTTGGTGATGGAGAACCGGTCGTTATTCCAAGCGCTCCCGCTTCACTGAAAATGGGCGTATTTTATATTGAATTTGCTGATGCGGATGTCAGCCTTGAGGCACGGGGGAGTGTAAAAAGTATAGATAATGGTGAAATCACCTATTATTCTTATTCGAATTACTATAATCCATTATTCACCACCAATTCATACAACACAATTTCACCCGATGGACGGACTGTATACGGAAGTTTTATGGATTATTGTAACGAGGTATCTTACAGTCAGTTTTCTCTCACCGCTGAAAGTCGGATTGTAAATGCAACTGTCAATGTTAATGGCCAATCACGCATTGACTGGTTCCGAGCACCCTACAATAAGGATCATTACATTAATCAGTCCTATGGAGTCTCACGTTCTAATTTAGTCCAGAGTGCCCAAAATGAAGCCATAAATGCCGGTTTAATGACCTCAGGCGAATTTGATGTTTATGCGATTGTTTACGCTAATGGCCGCATTACATCTACAGCAGACAGCGACGGATTAACACCAAACGCTGAACGTTATGGTGATGAATTTATGACAAATGAAAAATGGGGTGGACAAGGTACGGGTGGTTGGCTCGCTGGAATTTACACCTTTACGCACGAATTTGGTCATATGTTTGGATTCCTAGACCACAGAGGAGGGAGTAATGGAGATGGCTTAGGGGACTTTTCACTAATGGCTACATGGGCCAGTTCATTTGGATGGGCGGAAAAAGAGTGTCCACCTCATCTTTCTGTTTGGGAAAAGATGCAACTTGATTGGCTCAATCCCCAGTCCATTAGCTCAAACTTAGTAGACCAGCAAATTCCTGCGGTGGAGAATACTTCATTTGCACTAGTTTATGACCTGGATGGGATGGATCTGAGTGATTGGAATCAAGGTGAATATTTTATAATTGAAAACAGACAACCCATTGGATTTGATTACCTTTATCGAGGTCCCAATACAGAAGAATTGGGCGGAGGTCTCCTAGTATATCATAAGGGTACTCAACTGTTTAATAATGGATTTAAAGTAAAGATAATTGAAGCTGATGGTACAAATGACCTAGATTACAATTATGGAAATACCGGCGATTTAGGAGACTTTTTCCCTGGGACAAGTAATGTCCGTTCAATCTCAGCTTACACGGCGCCGAATACGGACAATCAAGATGGGACATCTTCGCACTTCGCTATTTTGAATATTGGCGATAGTCAGGCTACTATGACTGCTGATATTTATCCCAATTACTACGAAGGCTCCCACTCCTGGAGTGGCACGATCACCGAAAGTATGACCTGGGCAGGGACGGCCACGATTACCGATGATTTGTACATCGATAATAATTCCACACTGACCATCCTGCCCGGGACGACCATCGAAGTGGACGGGTCAGACGGCATCAAGGTGAGGAGTGGCTCGCAGCTCAAGGCCATTGGAACATCCGGTAGCAAAATCAACTTCGATCATGACGGCTCCGGCAAGTGGACCGGGATCAGATTCTATTCCGGGAGTAGCGGCGCGCTGGAACACTGCAATTTTGAGCATTTCGAAAATGCCGTCGTTTGCTTCGATGCCAGCCTGACTATTCAATACTGTGATTTCAAACACGGCACATACCAGATTAAGGGGTATGGATCCAATACGCCGCTGAACATTAAAAATAATACGTTTTTCAGCAGTGATTACGGCAGTATTTACCTCTCCGAGCGGAAAGCGACAGTGGAGGGCAACGACATTGATGGGGATCAGGAAGATACCGAACTCATCAAAGTGGTGCAATACTATGGTAGTATAACCGGGGTACAAATCCTGGATAATGATATCTATAACAGTTTAACCTACGCCATCCGGTTCGATGATTCCCGGGGGGTGTTGCGTGAAAATGATATTTACAACAATGGGACTGGAGTTCGATCCTATGACGGAGGTGATCCCCGCTTCTGGCAATATAGTGATGAGGATGGGCTTAATGTAATCACAGACAATACGGTCGGTGTGGCTGTCCATGATTATTCCGACGCGTACCTGGATTATTCGTGGAGTACTATTGCCGGTAATTCCTCCTACAATGTTTACAATGACAATAGTAGCATTACAGTTCTCGCCCGTGACAATTATTGGGGCGCGGTTCCGCCTCCGACGGGGAAATTCTACGGGAGTATTGATTACACGCCGTATGAGGATGAGGATAAAACCGATCGCTATCCGACGGGATTTCAGAAGGGAACCACCTCTCAACCTGATGGTGGATCTGATCCAGAAATGCTTCCAGCGGGAAATGGAGATGCTGCTATTATTGCAGCCTTTCAAAAGGCCCGGGGAATGGAGCGGGCAAAGCAATATACCGACGCCATTCCGGAATATCGGAAAGTGGTGGCTATGAATCCGGATCACGACCTGGCCGTGATGGCGTTCCGCAAATACATGGGCTTACGAGCGGATAGGGGCAATAAAACAACCGTTCCGGAAATGCGTTCGATGGCAAAGAAATACGAAGGTTCCCGTGTGGCCGCCTGGGCACTGCGATATCAGGCGAACCAGGCCAGTCTCGCCAAACAATACGGGGAGGCCGTGGATTTATGTCACCGGATCGTCAAGAAGTATCCTGAGACACGGGCTGCCAGGGATGCACTGTATAAGGAATGGGTGCTTACCACCTTTGCTTTCGATGATTCTGAGGGGGCACTCACAGTAATCAAGCAATATGAGACGCAATACGGCGTTGATGAGAATCTAATCGACATGCAACTCACCGCCGGGTTGATTGACAGCGACACTGCCCATGAGATGAAAAACCAATACTTGAGCAAACCTGGCGGATCCCAATCTCCGCCGGCACCCGCCACGCAGGATCTGCCGACGGCTTACGCCCTCTTAGCAAACTTTCCGAACCCGTTTAATCCGACAACCACTCTTCGATATGCGCTTTCGGAGCAGAGTGCAGTCTCCCTCCAGGTCTATGACTTGTCCGGGCGTCTGATTCAGGACTTGGTGCATACCGACCAGCTGGCCGGATACCACACCGTGGAATTCGAAGGTAACTCCTTGCCATCCGGCATGTACCTGTATCGGATGACCAGCCGGAGTCTGGAAAGCGATCAGCAGTTTACGAAAACTGGGCGGATGTTGTTGTTGAAGTAG
- a CDS encoding T9SS type A sorting domain-containing protein, with translation MFKKLSMVALWSVVGLNCLGLQEVRGQWATDPSNNLRLTPAAESHIYPQVVTDNQGGAYIAYAKYGHDLYMQRVNRFGYIEWDTSISEAPRTQRPEVIIPDKTGGAIVLWRDYSDHEGSITFDYSSNALYAQRIDSAGHTIWAGNGVPVRAYMEPPYTPTLWEAMAPDGQGGAFIAWYDWRSDSDYVYLQHIDQTGNVLLQDDGLPTIPGPDPRIALVDDKNEGVYLIAHSRVSRYSAEGTAVWEAPVMADSAGLSNRAVSDGAQGLIYAGLRLSAESYIGLQRLNLSGEKLWSDVRIPIKHDVHTPSFHLISDGHRGAYVSWETEANYQFLDSTQHIDSTGTVLWSEPIEYFAHAPDCTGGFFGLKPSRELGVDSVDNFYTQCVDPTGMLKWSQPGILTIARENWLRGFGRRQFVPTGDGGTLLFWDEREPVSNLFGIYGQQINHKGELGHVITRINQQKTSIPTGTVLYESYPNPFNSQTQIQYHLASTQLVHLAIYNIRGELISVLVNQQQGPGDYRYQWSGSHNNGREVSTGIYLCRLVTKTQAIATKIVLLR, from the coding sequence ATGTTTAAAAAGTTGTCAATGGTCGCGTTATGGAGTGTAGTTGGATTGAATTGCCTGGGATTACAGGAAGTAAGGGGACAATGGGCCACTGACCCTTCCAACAATTTACGATTAACCCCCGCTGCGGAAAGTCACATTTATCCCCAGGTCGTAACAGATAATCAGGGAGGAGCGTATATCGCGTATGCAAAGTATGGTCATGATCTCTATATGCAGCGAGTAAACCGCTTTGGCTATATTGAATGGGATACCAGTATTTCTGAGGCACCGCGGACGCAACGGCCGGAGGTGATCATCCCCGATAAGACAGGTGGGGCCATCGTGTTATGGAGAGACTACAGTGACCATGAAGGCTCGATTACGTTCGATTATTCCAGTAATGCACTCTACGCGCAACGGATTGATAGCGCTGGCCATACCATCTGGGCGGGAAATGGGGTGCCGGTGCGTGCCTATATGGAGCCCCCGTATACGCCAACCCTCTGGGAGGCGATGGCTCCGGACGGGCAAGGCGGGGCGTTTATCGCCTGGTATGACTGGCGATCCGACTCAGACTACGTCTATTTACAACATATTGATCAGACAGGGAACGTTTTGCTCCAGGATGATGGTCTCCCGACCATACCAGGACCGGATCCCAGAATTGCCCTGGTGGACGATAAGAATGAGGGTGTCTATCTTATTGCGCATTCCCGAGTGAGCAGGTACAGTGCCGAGGGGACGGCGGTGTGGGAAGCGCCGGTGATGGCGGATTCGGCGGGGTTGAGTAATCGGGCTGTCTCGGATGGGGCTCAAGGACTCATTTATGCGGGATTGCGGTTATCAGCGGAGAGTTATATCGGCCTACAACGGCTGAATCTGTCGGGAGAAAAACTCTGGAGTGATGTAAGAATACCAATTAAACACGATGTGCATACGCCATCATTTCATTTAATTTCAGATGGTCACCGGGGGGCCTATGTAAGTTGGGAAACCGAAGCGAATTACCAATTCCTGGATTCCACCCAACACATAGACAGTACAGGGACGGTTCTATGGTCGGAACCTATTGAATATTTTGCCCACGCTCCGGATTGCACTGGTGGGTTTTTCGGGTTAAAGCCTTCCAGAGAACTTGGTGTTGATTCAGTAGATAATTTTTATACCCAATGTGTCGATCCTACAGGAATGCTTAAATGGTCACAACCCGGGATCCTGACTATTGCCCGAGAAAACTGGCTCAGGGGCTTTGGGAGAAGGCAGTTTGTGCCCACAGGCGATGGGGGAACACTCTTGTTTTGGGACGAACGGGAACCGGTTAGTAACCTATTTGGGATTTACGGACAACAGATAAACCACAAAGGGGAATTGGGGCACGTAATCACCCGAATTAATCAACAGAAAACATCGATACCGACGGGGACTGTTTTATATGAGAGCTATCCCAACCCGTTCAATAGTCAGACTCAAATTCAGTATCACCTCGCAAGTACTCAATTGGTCCATTTGGCTATTTATAATATACGCGGTGAACTCATTTCCGTACTAGTGAACCAACAACAAGGACCTGGCGATTATCGTTATCAATGGTCGGGTTCCCATAATAATGGGAGGGAGGTGAGCACCGGCATTTATCTTTGCCGATTAGTGACTAAAACACAGGCGATTGCAACAAAAATCGTACTACTTCGATGA
- the gltX gene encoding glutamate--tRNA ligase, with amino-acid sequence MKGVKVRFAPSPTGFLHVGGLRTAYYNYLYAKKQGGTFVLRIEDTDQTRLVKGAVENLIETLHWAGIEYDEGPELSKKDSRGENGPYRQSERLDIYTEYVNQLVENDYAYHCFCSQERLEKVRKQQQEMNRRSQYDKHCRKLSKEERMSRLDAGMPHVIRMKIPEDDGTVEFSDKVRGEVAIPHENLDDQILMKSDGFPTYHMANVVDDHLMGITHVIRGEEWLPSTPKHILLYEYFDWEPPVFAHLPLLLNEDRSKLSKRQGDVAVEDYREKGYLPEALTNFVALLGWSPGDDEEILSTKELIRKFSLDRINKSGAVFNVEKLQWMNGMYIRETETDRLVDLAQPFLEEAGFDTGNRRKMTLIIDAVKENLRYLAEIPEVTEVFQPTPLNIDTEAEPELGEMLAKDSSKQVFAALADQFEEQEEITKDTFMAIMKSVQKDTGVKGKDLWMPVRIALTGEMHGPELPAVIEILGKDLCIKRFRDQLG; translated from the coding sequence TTGAAGGGTGTAAAAGTTCGGTTTGCCCCGAGTCCCACGGGATTTCTACACGTCGGTGGACTGCGGACGGCGTATTATAACTATCTCTATGCAAAAAAGCAGGGTGGTACGTTCGTGCTCCGGATCGAGGACACGGATCAGACACGCCTGGTCAAGGGCGCGGTGGAAAACCTGATTGAGACGCTGCACTGGGCCGGGATCGAGTACGACGAAGGCCCGGAACTATCTAAAAAAGATTCACGTGGTGAAAACGGACCGTACCGTCAGTCAGAGCGGCTGGACATTTATACCGAATATGTGAATCAGCTGGTGGAGAACGATTACGCCTATCACTGCTTTTGCTCCCAGGAGCGGCTGGAGAAGGTCCGGAAGCAGCAGCAGGAGATGAATCGCCGCTCGCAGTACGATAAGCACTGCCGGAAACTTTCCAAAGAAGAACGGATGAGCAGGCTGGACGCTGGTATGCCCCACGTGATCAGAATGAAAATCCCGGAGGATGACGGCACCGTCGAATTCAGCGACAAGGTCCGTGGTGAGGTGGCGATTCCGCACGAAAACCTGGATGATCAGATCCTGATGAAATCCGACGGTTTTCCGACATATCATATGGCCAATGTGGTGGACGATCACCTGATGGGGATTACACATGTGATTCGCGGTGAGGAATGGCTGCCGAGTACGCCGAAGCATATTCTGCTGTACGAATATTTCGACTGGGAACCGCCGGTGTTTGCCCATCTGCCGCTGCTATTGAACGAAGATCGATCCAAACTCTCCAAGCGCCAGGGTGACGTGGCGGTAGAGGATTATCGGGAGAAGGGATACCTGCCTGAGGCGCTTACCAATTTTGTGGCCCTGCTGGGCTGGAGTCCCGGCGATGACGAGGAAATTCTTTCCACCAAAGAATTGATACGCAAGTTCAGCCTGGATCGGATTAACAAATCCGGTGCCGTGTTCAACGTGGAAAAGCTCCAGTGGATGAACGGTATGTACATCCGGGAGACGGAGACGGACAGATTGGTCGACCTGGCGCAGCCATTTCTCGAGGAAGCCGGCTTTGATACCGGTAATCGCCGGAAGATGACACTGATCATCGACGCGGTGAAGGAAAATCTCCGGTACCTGGCGGAGATTCCGGAAGTCACGGAGGTATTTCAGCCGACGCCGCTGAACATTGATACGGAAGCCGAGCCAGAACTCGGGGAAATGCTGGCGAAAGATTCCTCGAAGCAGGTCTTTGCCGCGCTGGCCGATCAGTTTGAGGAGCAGGAGGAAATTACCAAAGATACCTTCATGGCTATCATGAAATCTGTTCAGAAGGATACCGGAGTCAAGGGTAAAGATCTCTGGATGCCGGTCCGAATTGCTTTGACCGGCGAAATGCACGGGCCGGAGCTGCCGGCGGTTATTGAAATCCTCGGCAAAGACCTCTGCATCAAACGCTTCCGGGATCAGCTCGGCTGA
- the ispE gene encoding 4-(cytidine 5'-diphospho)-2-C-methyl-D-erythritol kinase, with translation MDALRLRSNAKINLGLRITGRRDDGYHLIETIFQEVDFGDSLFFEKTESPGFEIITEHQGLPTDQSNLCYKAFELLRDRFPGIDNVRLTVDKRIPMGSGLGGGSSNAATTLIGLAKLFDLDIAPTDLTSLAVQVGADVPFFLYGGAARASGIGEEIEPLTTSLGSPVVIVVPDIHISTGWAYANVKYDLTSSDIENKFKGFFDNREFDRWLVNDFEPLVTERYSEIGDIRQRLMHLRADHVSLSGSGSAIFGIYSDSAAAQQAVEALKKDYFSVLANPVARTQPRMQAVLSSSAPISPL, from the coding sequence ATGGACGCACTCCGGCTCCGCTCCAACGCGAAAATAAACCTCGGGTTGCGCATCACCGGCCGGCGGGACGACGGCTATCACCTCATAGAGACAATCTTCCAGGAAGTCGATTTCGGCGACTCTCTCTTCTTCGAAAAGACTGAATCCCCGGGGTTCGAAATCATCACCGAGCACCAGGGCTTGCCAACCGACCAATCCAATCTTTGTTATAAAGCATTTGAACTATTACGTGATCGATTTCCCGGAATAGATAATGTTCGGTTAACCGTCGACAAGCGGATTCCCATGGGCTCCGGACTGGGCGGTGGAAGCAGTAACGCCGCCACCACGCTGATCGGACTGGCGAAGTTGTTTGACCTGGACATTGCTCCAACGGATCTCACATCTCTGGCAGTACAAGTTGGGGCTGATGTGCCTTTTTTTCTGTACGGCGGCGCTGCCCGTGCTTCCGGTATCGGTGAGGAGATTGAGCCGCTTACGACATCTCTGGGAAGTCCGGTGGTTATCGTGGTGCCGGATATCCACATTTCCACGGGGTGGGCGTACGCTAATGTTAAATACGACTTGACTTCCAGCGACATTGAAAATAAGTTTAAAGGCTTTTTTGACAACAGGGAATTCGACCGGTGGCTCGTAAACGATTTTGAGCCGCTGGTAACGGAACGATATTCGGAGATCGGTGACATCAGGCAGCGCCTGATGCATCTCCGGGCTGACCACGTGAGTTTATCCGGAAGCGGGTCGGCGATCTTCGGAATATATTCGGATAGCGCGGCGGCGCAACAGGCAGTGGAGGCGCTAAAGAAGGATTATTTCAGCGTACTCGCCAATCCGGTTGCCCGCACCCAGCCCCGAATGCAGGCGGTCCTGAGCAGTTCGGCACCTATCTCACCTCTCTGA
- a CDS encoding ribose-phosphate pyrophosphokinase: MSVDSHPAKLFAGRSNPELAGEISEYLDLPLGGLTIKNFSDGEIWVKFEENIRGTDVFLIQSTNPPAENIIELLLMIDAAKRASAHRITAVIPYYGYARQDRKEQPRVPISARVMATLLTKSGADRVLTMDLHSTQIQGFFDIPFDHLYSKIALMRHIREQGLDDVAVLAPDVGSIPMARSYAKLLGASLAIIDKRRPEPNRSDVMNVIGELDGKDIFLIDDLVDTAGTLTTAAEVAMGKGARSVEALATHAVLSGPAVERIKNSPINELTVTNTLQIPQEKRFDKLTVISVGEVFGEAIRRIHEEESISSLFNF, from the coding sequence ATGTCGGTTGACTCTCATCCAGCGAAACTGTTTGCCGGGCGTTCGAACCCCGAGCTCGCCGGTGAAATTTCCGAGTACCTGGACCTGCCGCTTGGCGGGCTGACCATCAAGAATTTCAGTGATGGCGAGATCTGGGTGAAGTTCGAGGAGAATATCCGAGGCACGGATGTCTTTTTGATTCAGTCGACCAATCCACCGGCGGAAAATATCATAGAACTACTGCTGATGATCGACGCGGCCAAGCGGGCGTCCGCCCACCGCATTACGGCGGTAATTCCGTATTACGGCTATGCCCGGCAAGACCGGAAAGAGCAGCCACGCGTACCGATTTCCGCCCGGGTGATGGCGACGCTGCTGACGAAGTCTGGCGCAGACCGTGTTTTAACCATGGACCTGCATTCCACCCAGATCCAGGGCTTTTTCGATATCCCGTTCGACCACCTCTATTCCAAGATTGCGCTGATGCGGCATATCCGCGAACAGGGATTGGACGATGTCGCTGTCTTGGCGCCGGATGTGGGCAGTATTCCAATGGCCCGGTCCTACGCCAAACTCCTTGGCGCCTCACTGGCGATTATCGATAAGCGACGCCCGGAGCCGAATCGCTCGGACGTGATGAACGTAATCGGCGAACTGGACGGGAAAGATATCTTTTTAATTGATGATTTAGTGGATACCGCCGGCACACTGACCACAGCCGCTGAGGTCGCCATGGGTAAAGGCGCCCGGTCGGTCGAAGCGCTGGCAACACACGCAGTGCTCTCCGGTCCGGCTGTGGAGCGTATCAAGAATTCCCCGATTAACGAACTCACCGTGACGAATACGCTCCAGATACCGCAGGAGAAACGGTTTGATAAGTTGACTGTGATCAGCGTCGGCGAAGTCTTCGGCGAGGCGATTCGTCGCATCCATGAGGAAGAATCTATCAGCTCATTATTTAATTTCTAA
- a CDS encoding 50S ribosomal protein L25, whose amino-acid sequence MATVELKAKKRKELGKKATKDLRKDDQIPAVLYSREVEATPISIDKSDLFYAMQTGARVINLKVGRKKQPAILREVQHHPVTDEILHIDFLGIVEGQAVETRVGISLVGEPIGVREEGGILEQIMWDAAIRTIPSKIPESLEVNVDELHMGDSVQVSDLEMEGIEILEPSDRAVATVVHPTQLVVEEEEPEEEELELEEGEEPEEGEEGEEESGEGEEEEATE is encoded by the coding sequence ATGGCTACAGTTGAGTTAAAAGCGAAAAAACGGAAAGAGCTCGGGAAGAAGGCGACCAAGGACCTTCGCAAGGACGATCAGATTCCCGCCGTGCTCTATTCCAGAGAAGTTGAGGCCACTCCGATTTCCATAGATAAAAGTGACCTGTTCTACGCCATGCAGACCGGTGCCCGGGTAATCAATCTAAAGGTTGGCCGGAAAAAGCAGCCGGCAATTTTACGTGAAGTACAGCACCATCCGGTGACGGACGAAATTCTGCATATCGATTTTCTTGGTATCGTAGAGGGGCAGGCTGTGGAAACCCGTGTTGGCATCAGCCTGGTCGGTGAGCCGATTGGCGTCCGCGAAGAGGGCGGAATCCTGGAACAGATTATGTGGGATGCGGCTATTCGGACCATCCCGAGCAAGATCCCTGAATCGCTGGAAGTAAACGTAGATGAATTGCACATGGGTGATTCAGTGCAGGTGTCCGATCTGGAAATGGAAGGTATTGAGATTCTGGAACCTTCGGACCGGGCAGTGGCAACGGTGGTCCATCCGACACAGCTCGTGGTCGAAGAAGAGGAACCGGAGGAAGAAGAACTCGAACTCGAAGAAGGCGAAGAACCGGAAGAGGGCGAAGAAGGCGAAGAAGAATCTGGTGAAGGCGAAGAAGAAGAGGCCACGGAATAA
- the pth gene encoding aminoacyl-tRNA hydrolase, giving the protein MKYIIGLGNPGKKYRETRHNIGFRIIDFLTEKQHVTLMSGKGEYLLGEHRSGKYALVKPLTYMNNSGNAITDMQRHRQVKLRETLVVYDDLDLPLGTMRFRPGGSAGTHRGMESVVDKIGTTRIPRLRIGIGSEYKTGPSEDFVLTPFATDELPVVQDVVKTAADGIMSFIHEGIQRAMNTYNKRDLAT; this is encoded by the coding sequence ATGAAGTATATCATCGGACTCGGAAATCCGGGCAAGAAGTACCGCGAGACGCGGCACAATATTGGGTTTCGGATTATCGATTTTCTGACGGAAAAGCAGCACGTCACGCTTATGTCAGGGAAGGGTGAGTACCTGCTCGGCGAACACCGGTCCGGGAAATATGCTTTGGTAAAGCCACTCACATACATGAATAACAGCGGAAATGCGATAACGGATATGCAACGACACCGACAAGTGAAGCTCCGGGAGACGCTGGTCGTCTACGACGACCTGGATCTTCCCCTGGGGACCATGCGGTTTCGGCCCGGCGGAAGTGCCGGGACGCATCGTGGGATGGAATCTGTTGTGGACAAAATTGGGACCACACGTATTCCACGACTCCGAATCGGGATCGGTAGTGAGTACAAAACCGGACCGTCTGAAGACTTTGTCCTGACGCCATTTGCTACAGATGAACTGCCGGTAGTGCAGGACGTCGTAAAAACCGCTGCTGACGGGATTATGAGCTTTATTCATGAAGGTATCCAAAGAGCAATGAATACCTATAATAAACGCGATCTCGCAACCTAA